One Drosophila kikkawai strain 14028-0561.14 chromosome 3L, DkikHiC1v2, whole genome shotgun sequence genomic window carries:
- the LOC108074992 gene encoding pleckstrin homology domain-containing family G member 5 isoform X2, with translation MGGGFAAPPITLASNQRPALNNLAKIPSSSSTTTAMHEKLLDKEDKTERTNLLGRSKEKPPKDKPPPKQSKFAERLRRSFRRGDHRSLECKRQEPTPEELRAKSRATPPPLPSSLPADNNNRLPFAFSHLNLPGLGLGVGLGGLGGHINPALLLDSPDECTPPEYAYQHLSSVATTNSSTSLESSCELGELSGGSQTSVYYWASMGGEVSTAAGGAAGAGTGTGGVPIDTQERDRRRLETQTSNRSDQQPINTNNTTNVTATTTASSSTAAGNNSSRSCSLTSESSSIRLTRLQNFLFKSSNESSRSCQGHSNEGFTVSSHNSSSGEWEQLGAYLSSSSGVGGGHDFHGGSFPEESTPDETDNTLPVETGSSGGGGGGGGGSYYQYTLTSPNNPFLPEITARTYHSTYDEDEGTEGGGGGGAGGESLMEDLQLDGNVTSVKYVSGGGSGARSAQLPTPSYSRAGSQESTHSEGGGPAGPTPSPASSSSSTPGRHRRKLFSLNSPTRLLHHQHQQQQSGTTSASPPSGGSSNEGGGSSSSKFNSASLVRSLNPFLPSVTSPKKAPLKQAAVTSPGSVTPDLSTKREEFLRATMKICLVVSPPNSKLQLKSKSLTHLDGLDSGVVACQHGPPGIATTTTTTTTAAGTTHAIHATNVNHHGLFATTGTPGSLGRQPNVAEKSETAGVCPSPSSNPQPPSQQAPCQPSTHPPPNQSHPAPTIYTQAPQIVRRTPSLMLSLSPTLDASTTTTTMASSACFGTGHSSAGSFHQHQHHHHHSHQSQLASSGTTGTISATHAIPSSKHFQFAGEAAASSSATLSPYSTTTPNGGGLTSPAGGSTSSSATVKKKSSFMKRKKPLLTRSEVSSSEFFSVSFCLDSSQQQHPDEEFIPATKGVTLLNALSHALRRRNISFSQITITDNNPTPSFLDAGPSPVPVSVDEQTDVESLAGHHLCITERGSNRKPLQKAASFGSRQPPPRLLPSVSTEETSESGVAAGKQIKQRWSSIFGIKNPQQSQLCELLNSYGRNGVPQRADGLNFEHPDLVNSLAYLQDMHKSWRDFVESSTMSESEVKIQTAIWELVTTEVYYIHALQTVTDLFLACLEAVQEERLLIDVDQARLFSNVRAVCEANIKFWTLWLYPMVAHSVITHEPLRCAFFQEGFIAFASIFAPYKIYCAEQSTCQFYCKELNQNNPLFTSYLAWCESQKMCNRLRLADIVVRPMQRLTKYSLLLAAIKKHMSDVEEIEAIDVMIHSVENFVGSVNNHLTMRQENERLKGVMVRIESYDVVDTNNEMLDKLIKQHSQMFDLCAPMRGCPSYHVRHLFMEGDHKFKDNLGKSDVHCFLLTDLLLVCKTIAKRGLGALKVIRQPYLTDQLIVQLAANNTLNCVYLNEFQVATTAFTLQCTEAKNWYDALWRAKTIYQRLKRGAGGVGGISGGGGGGSGSGTVGGDSFRFGGSGTSGGTSGGTADSLGVRKSPMNSSIGSHVSSANNSHSGSVEWNDSRNISVDFEKTNSVSSDEGSSIMTGNHGVTLKGKQQLISGLHKAKMGMIGPMGSKSANTLSVQPMNHLGQSLPNLNMHHSHTVPLRRGMAFSTSTKNPPLRKTRNVTSQNSINWHQIPATPTPPSPRSQHQSPGNVVCMQKSLPLLVPSEGGPGPSPPPLLHKQLSHQAPLPTSNSHHNQSSTETDV, from the exons ATGGGTGGTGGCTTTGCGGCGCCACCGATTACATTAGCCAGCAACCAGCGCCCGGCCCTGAACAACCTGGCCAAGatcccctcctcctcctccacgaCGACGGCTATGCACGAGAAACTCCTGGATAAGGAGGACAAGACTGAGAGGACCAATCTGCTGGGCCGGTCCAAGGAGAAACCGCCCAAGGACAAGCCGCCGCCGAAGCAGTCCAAGTTCGCGGAGCGTCTGCGTCGCTCCTTTCGACGCGGCGACCACCGATCCCTCGAGTGCAAACGTCAGGAGCCCACACCGGAGGAGCTTAGGGCCAAGAGTCGGGCCACACCGCCACCGCTGCCCAGTTCCCTGCCCGCGGACAATAACAACCGGCTGCCCTTTGCTTTCAGCCACCTAAATCTGCCGGGACTGGGCCTGGGCGTCGGCCTTGGGGGCTTGGGTGGCCACATCAATCCCGCTCTGCTGCTGGACAGCCCCGACGAGTGCACGCCGCCGGAGTACGCCTACCAGCACCTGAGCAGTGTAGCCACCACCAATTCGAGCACTTCCCTAGAGAGCAGCTGCGAGCTGGGCGAGCTGAGTGGCGGCTCCCAGACCAGTGTTTACTATTGGGCCTCCATGGGTGGCGAGGTGAGCACGGCAGCGGGGGGCGCAGCAGGAGCCGGAACTGGCACAGGTGGAGTGCCCATCGACACTCAGGAACGTGATAGACGGCGCCTCGAGACGCAGACCAGCAATCGAAGTGATCAGCAACCCAtcaacaccaacaacaccaCTAACGTCACAGCCACCACTACAGCTTCCTCCTCCACGGCGGCTGGGAACAATAGCAGCAGAAGCTGCAGCCTGACCAGCGAGAGCAGCTCCATCCGGCTGACCCGCCTCCAGAACTTCCTCTTCAAGAGCAGCAACGAGAGCTCCCGCAGCTGTCAAGGCCACTCCAACGAGGGCTTCACCGTTTCCTCGCACAATTCCTCTTCCGGCGAGTGGGAGCAGCTGGGCGCCTATTTGTCCAGCAGCAGTGGCGTCGGCGGTGGCCATGACTTCCACGGCGGCTCCTTTCCCGAGGAGAGCACGCCCGACGAGACGGACAACACGCTACCGGTGGAGACAGGCAGCAGCGGAGGCGGTGGCGGAGGAGGTGGCGGTAGCTACTATCAGTACACTCTAACGTCGCCCAACAATCCCTTCCTGCCGGAGATCACGGCTCGCACGTATCACAGCACCTACGACGAGGATGAGGGGACTGAgggtggcggcggtggaggtGCTGGTGGAGAGTCCTTGATGGAAGACTTGCAGCTAGACGGGAATGTGACCTCTGTGAAGTATGTCAGTGGAGGAGGGTCAGGAGCGAGGTCTGCTCAGTTGCCGACGCCTTCATACAGTCGCGCTGGATCCCAGGAATCCACGCATAGCGAAGGAGGAGGGCCTGCAGGTCCCACTCCCAGCCCGGCTTCTAGCTCCTCCTCCACACCAGGCCGTCACCGGAGGAAGCTCTTCAGCCTGAACTCGCCCACGAGGTTGCTGCAtcaccagcatcagcaacagcagagcGGAACCACCTCGGCGTCGCCTCCGTCCGGTGGGAGCAGCAACGAGGGCGGCGGAAGCAGCAGCTCCAAGTTTAACTCGGCCAGTCTGGTGCGAAGCCTAAATCCGTTCCTGCCCAGCGTCACCTCTCCAAAGAAGGCGCCGCTCAAGCAGGCGGCTGTAACTTCACCGGGCTCGGTGACCCCTGACCTCAGCACAAAGCGCGAGGAGTTCTTGCGCGCCACCATGAAGATCTGCTTGGTGGTGTCGCCACCGAACAGCAAGCTGCAG CTGAAATCGAAGAGTCTCACGCACTTGGATGGCCTCGACTCGGGTGTGGTGGCCTGCCAGCACGGTCCTCCAGGAatcgccaccaccaccactacaACTACCACTGCTGCCGGCACAACCCACGCTATCCATGCAACCAACGTGAATCACCACGGACTGTTCGCCACCACAGGAACACCCGGATCACTGGGCCGACAGCCCAACGTG GCGGAGAAGAGCGAAACAGCGGGCGTTTGTCCGAGTCCTTCATCAAACCCTCAGCCACCCAGTCAGCAGGCACCTTGCCAGCCATCGACTCATCCTCCACCCAATCAGAGCCATCCCGCACCCACCATTTACACTCAGGCACCGCAGATCGTTCGGCGGACGCCCTCGCTGATGCTATCGCTATCGCCAACGCTCGATGCCTCGACGACAACAACGACTATGGCCAGTTCGGCCTGCTTTGGCACTGGACATTCCAGTGCCGGATCCTTTCACCAgcaccaacaccaccaccatcacagCCACCAAAGTCAACTGGCTAGTAGCGGCACCACTGGCACCATCTCGGCTACTCATGCGATACCCTCCTCCAAACACTTTCAGTTCGCTGGCGAGGCAGCGGCCAGTTCGTCCGCCACCCTGAGTCCCTACAGCACCACCACGCCCAACGGTGGTGGCCTTACCTCTCCAGCTGGCGGCTCAACATCCTCCAGTGCGACGGTGAAAAAGAAATCCTCGTTCATGAAGCGCAAGAAGCCACTGCTGACGCGCAGTGAG GTATCCAGCTCTGAATTCTTTTCCGTGTCATTCTGCCTGGACTcatcgcagcagcagcatcctgATGAAGAGTTTATTCCTGCCACCAAAGGCGTAACACTACT caaCGCACTGAGCCACGCTTTGCGGAGGCGTAACATCAGCTTTTCACAGATCACAATTACGGACAATAATCCCACGCCCAGTTTTTTAGATGCAG GTCCCTCGCCCGTTCCCGTTTCCGTGGATGAGCAGACCGATGTGGAGAGCCTGGCTGGACACCATCTCTGCATTACGGAGCGAGGCAGCAACCGCAAGCCCCTGCAAAAGGCAGCTTCCTTT GGCTCCCGACAACCTCCACCTCGACTGCTGCCCTCCGTTTCCACCGAGGAGACCAGCGAGTCGGGCGTGGCAGCAGGCAAGCAAATCAAGCAGCGTTGGTCCTCTATCTTTGGCATCAAGAATCCGCAACAGAGTCAGTTGTGTGAGCTACTCAACAGCTATGGCCGAAACGGAGTACCTCAGCGGGCAGACGGCCTGAATTTTGAGCACCCTGATCTAGTCAACTCACTGGCCTATCTACAGGACATGCACAAGTCCTGGCGGGACTTTGTGGAGAGCAGCACAATGAGCGAGAGTGAGGTGAAGATACAGACGGCCATTTGGGAACTGGTCACCACCGAGGTGTACTATATACATGCCCTGCAAACGGTGACAGAT CTCTTTCTGGCCTGCCTGGAGGCTGTGCAGGAAGAGCGCCTGCTGATCGATGTGGACCAAGCAAGACTCTTCTCCAACGTAAGGGCCGTGTGCGAAGCAAACATCAAGTTCTGGACCCTGTGGCTATATCCCATGGTGGCCCACAGTGTGATAACCCATGAGCCATTGCGATGTGCCTTCTTCCAGGAAGGATTCATTGCCTTCGCCTCCATATTTGCGCCATATAAG ATTTATTGCGCGGAACAGAGCACTTGCCAGTTCTATTgcaaggaattgaaccagaacAACCCCCTGTTTACCTCCTACCTGGCCTGGTGCGAGTCTCAGAAGATGTGCAACCGCTTGCGGCTGGCCGACATAGTGGTTCGGCCCATGCAGCGCCTGACCAAATACAGCCTCCTGCTGGCGGCCATCAAGAAGCACATGAGCGACGTGGAGGAGATCGAGGCCATCGATGTGATGATCCACAGCGTGGAGAACTTTGTGGGCAGCGTGAACAACCATCTGACGATGCGGCAGGAAAACGAGCGGCTCAAGGGTGTGATGGTGCGGATTGAATCCTACGATGTGGTG GACACCAACAACGAGATGTTGGACAAGCTGATCAAGCAGCATAGTCAAATGTTCGATCTATGCGCCCCCATGCGCGGCTGTCCCTCTTACCACGTGCGCCACCTGTTCATGGAGGGCGATCACAAGTTCAAGGACAACCTCGGCAAGTCCGATGTGCACTGTTTCCTGCTAACGGACCTCCTGCTGGTGTGCAAAACGATAGCCAAGCGGGGCCTGGGGGCGCTCAAGGTGATCCGGCAGCCTTACCTGACCGACCAGCTGATTGTTCAGCTGGCGGCGAACAATACGTTGAACTGCGTGTACCTCAATGAGTTCCAGGTGGCCACCACGGCGTTCACGCTGCAGTGCACCGAGGCCAAGAACTGGTACGATGCCCTGTGGCGGGCCAAGACGATTTACCAAAGACTGAAGCGTGGAGCCGGCGGCGTTGGTGGtatcagcggcggcggcggcggcggaagtGGAAGTGGCACCGTGGGTGGCGACAGCTTCCGGTTCGGTGGCAGTGGCACCAGCGGTGGCACCAGCGGTGGCACCGCCGACTCCTTGGGTGTGCGCAAGTCACCGATGAACTCCTCAATTGGCAGCCATGTGTCCAGTGCAAATAACAGCCACAGCGGCAGCGTGGAGTGGAACGACTCGCGGAACATTTCTGTGGACTTTGAAAAGACAAACTCGGTTTCCAGTGACGAGGGCTCCAGCATAATGACGG GCAACCATGGAGTTACCCTGAAGGGCAAACAGCAATTGATTAGCGGCCTGCACAAGGCCAAGATGGGCATGATTGGCCCGATGGGCTCCAAATCGGCCAACACATTGTCCGTGCAGCCGATGAACCATCTGGGCCAGAGTCTGCCCAACCTGAACATGCATCACAGCCACAC AGTGCCGCTGCGCCGTGGCATGGCCTTCTCCACCTCGACCAAGAATCCGCCGTTGCGCAAGACCCGGAACGTCACTTCCCAGAACAGTATTAACTGGCATCAGATcccggccacgcccacaccgCCCAGCCCTCGATCGCAGCATCAGTCGCCGGGCAATGTTGTCTGCATGCAGAAATCCCTGCCGCTTCTAGTGCCCAGCGAGGGTGGGCCAGGTCCTAGTCCACCGCCACTGCTGCACAAGCAGCTATCCCACCAGGCGCCGCTGCCCACCTCCAACAGCCATCACAACCAGTCGAGCACCGAAACGGACGTCTGA
- the LOC108074992 gene encoding uncharacterized protein isoform X5, giving the protein MGGGFAAPPITLASNQRPALNNLAKIPSSSSTTTAMHEKLLDKEDKTERTNLLGRSKEKPPKDKPPPKQSKFAERLRRSFRRGDHRSLECKRQEPTPEELRAKSRATPPPLPSSLPADNNNRLPFAFSHLNLPGLGLGVGLGGLGGHINPALLLDSPDECTPPEYAYQHLSSVATTNSSTSLESSCELGELSGGSQTSVYYWASMGGEVSTAAGGAAGAGTGTGGVPIDTQERDRRRLETQTSNRSDQQPINTNNTTNVTATTTASSSTAAGNNSSRSCSLTSESSSIRLTRLQNFLFKSSNESSRSCQGHSNEGFTVSSHNSSSGEWEQLGAYLSSSSGVGGGHDFHGGSFPEESTPDETDNTLPVETGSSGGGGGGGGGSYYQYTLTSPNNPFLPEITARTYHSTYDEDEGTEGGGGGGAGGESLMEDLQLDGNVTSVKYVSGGGSGARSAQLPTPSYSRAGSQESTHSEGGGPAGPTPSPASSSSSTPGRHRRKLFSLNSPTRLLHHQHQQQQSGTTSASPPSGGSSNEGGGSSSSKFNSASLVRSLNPFLPSVTSPKKAPLKQAAVTSPGSVTPDLSTKREEFLRATMKICLVVSPPNSKLQLKSKSLTHLDGLDSGVVACQHGPPGIATTTTTTTTAAGTTHAIHATNVNHHGLFATTGTPGSLGRQPNVVSSSEFFSVSFCLDSSQQQHPDEEFIPATKGVTLLNALSHALRRRNISFSQITITDNNPTPSFLDAGPSPVPVSVDEQTDVESLAGHHLCITERGSNRKPLQKAASFGSRQPPPRLLPSVSTEETSESGVAAGKQIKQRWSSIFGIKNPQQSQLCELLNSYGRNGVPQRADGLNFEHPDLVNSLAYLQDMHKSWRDFVESSTMSESEVKIQTAIWELVTTEVYYIHALQTVTDLFLACLEAVQEERLLIDVDQARLFSNVRAVCEANIKFWTLWLYPMVAHSVITHEPLRCAFFQEGFIAFASIFAPYKIYCAEQSTCQFYCKELNQNNPLFTSYLAWCESQKMCNRLRLADIVVRPMQRLTKYSLLLAAIKKHMSDVEEIEAIDVMIHSVENFVGSVNNHLTMRQENERLKGVMVRIESYDVVDTNNEMLDKLIKQHSQMFDLCAPMRGCPSYHVRHLFMEGDHKFKDNLGKSDVHCFLLTDLLLVCKTIAKRGLGALKVIRQPYLTDQLIVQLAANNTLNCVYLNEFQVATTAFTLQCTEAKNWYDALWRAKTIYQRLKRGAGGVGGISGGGGGGSGSGTVGGDSFRFGGSGTSGGTSGGTADSLGVRKSPMNSSIGSHVSSANNSHSGSVEWNDSRNISVDFEKTNSVSSDEGSSIMTGNHGVTLKGKQQLISGLHKAKMGMIGPMGSKSANTLSVQPMNHLGQSLPNLNMHHSHTVPLRRGMAFSTSTKNPPLRKTRNVTSQNSINWHQIPATPTPPSPRSQHQSPGNVVCMQKSLPLLVPSEGGPGPSPPPLLHKQLSHQAPLPTSNSHHNQSSTETDV; this is encoded by the exons ATGGGTGGTGGCTTTGCGGCGCCACCGATTACATTAGCCAGCAACCAGCGCCCGGCCCTGAACAACCTGGCCAAGatcccctcctcctcctccacgaCGACGGCTATGCACGAGAAACTCCTGGATAAGGAGGACAAGACTGAGAGGACCAATCTGCTGGGCCGGTCCAAGGAGAAACCGCCCAAGGACAAGCCGCCGCCGAAGCAGTCCAAGTTCGCGGAGCGTCTGCGTCGCTCCTTTCGACGCGGCGACCACCGATCCCTCGAGTGCAAACGTCAGGAGCCCACACCGGAGGAGCTTAGGGCCAAGAGTCGGGCCACACCGCCACCGCTGCCCAGTTCCCTGCCCGCGGACAATAACAACCGGCTGCCCTTTGCTTTCAGCCACCTAAATCTGCCGGGACTGGGCCTGGGCGTCGGCCTTGGGGGCTTGGGTGGCCACATCAATCCCGCTCTGCTGCTGGACAGCCCCGACGAGTGCACGCCGCCGGAGTACGCCTACCAGCACCTGAGCAGTGTAGCCACCACCAATTCGAGCACTTCCCTAGAGAGCAGCTGCGAGCTGGGCGAGCTGAGTGGCGGCTCCCAGACCAGTGTTTACTATTGGGCCTCCATGGGTGGCGAGGTGAGCACGGCAGCGGGGGGCGCAGCAGGAGCCGGAACTGGCACAGGTGGAGTGCCCATCGACACTCAGGAACGTGATAGACGGCGCCTCGAGACGCAGACCAGCAATCGAAGTGATCAGCAACCCAtcaacaccaacaacaccaCTAACGTCACAGCCACCACTACAGCTTCCTCCTCCACGGCGGCTGGGAACAATAGCAGCAGAAGCTGCAGCCTGACCAGCGAGAGCAGCTCCATCCGGCTGACCCGCCTCCAGAACTTCCTCTTCAAGAGCAGCAACGAGAGCTCCCGCAGCTGTCAAGGCCACTCCAACGAGGGCTTCACCGTTTCCTCGCACAATTCCTCTTCCGGCGAGTGGGAGCAGCTGGGCGCCTATTTGTCCAGCAGCAGTGGCGTCGGCGGTGGCCATGACTTCCACGGCGGCTCCTTTCCCGAGGAGAGCACGCCCGACGAGACGGACAACACGCTACCGGTGGAGACAGGCAGCAGCGGAGGCGGTGGCGGAGGAGGTGGCGGTAGCTACTATCAGTACACTCTAACGTCGCCCAACAATCCCTTCCTGCCGGAGATCACGGCTCGCACGTATCACAGCACCTACGACGAGGATGAGGGGACTGAgggtggcggcggtggaggtGCTGGTGGAGAGTCCTTGATGGAAGACTTGCAGCTAGACGGGAATGTGACCTCTGTGAAGTATGTCAGTGGAGGAGGGTCAGGAGCGAGGTCTGCTCAGTTGCCGACGCCTTCATACAGTCGCGCTGGATCCCAGGAATCCACGCATAGCGAAGGAGGAGGGCCTGCAGGTCCCACTCCCAGCCCGGCTTCTAGCTCCTCCTCCACACCAGGCCGTCACCGGAGGAAGCTCTTCAGCCTGAACTCGCCCACGAGGTTGCTGCAtcaccagcatcagcaacagcagagcGGAACCACCTCGGCGTCGCCTCCGTCCGGTGGGAGCAGCAACGAGGGCGGCGGAAGCAGCAGCTCCAAGTTTAACTCGGCCAGTCTGGTGCGAAGCCTAAATCCGTTCCTGCCCAGCGTCACCTCTCCAAAGAAGGCGCCGCTCAAGCAGGCGGCTGTAACTTCACCGGGCTCGGTGACCCCTGACCTCAGCACAAAGCGCGAGGAGTTCTTGCGCGCCACCATGAAGATCTGCTTGGTGGTGTCGCCACCGAACAGCAAGCTGCAG CTGAAATCGAAGAGTCTCACGCACTTGGATGGCCTCGACTCGGGTGTGGTGGCCTGCCAGCACGGTCCTCCAGGAatcgccaccaccaccactacaACTACCACTGCTGCCGGCACAACCCACGCTATCCATGCAACCAACGTGAATCACCACGGACTGTTCGCCACCACAGGAACACCCGGATCACTGGGCCGACAGCCCAACGTG GTATCCAGCTCTGAATTCTTTTCCGTGTCATTCTGCCTGGACTcatcgcagcagcagcatcctgATGAAGAGTTTATTCCTGCCACCAAAGGCGTAACACTACT caaCGCACTGAGCCACGCTTTGCGGAGGCGTAACATCAGCTTTTCACAGATCACAATTACGGACAATAATCCCACGCCCAGTTTTTTAGATGCAG GTCCCTCGCCCGTTCCCGTTTCCGTGGATGAGCAGACCGATGTGGAGAGCCTGGCTGGACACCATCTCTGCATTACGGAGCGAGGCAGCAACCGCAAGCCCCTGCAAAAGGCAGCTTCCTTT GGCTCCCGACAACCTCCACCTCGACTGCTGCCCTCCGTTTCCACCGAGGAGACCAGCGAGTCGGGCGTGGCAGCAGGCAAGCAAATCAAGCAGCGTTGGTCCTCTATCTTTGGCATCAAGAATCCGCAACAGAGTCAGTTGTGTGAGCTACTCAACAGCTATGGCCGAAACGGAGTACCTCAGCGGGCAGACGGCCTGAATTTTGAGCACCCTGATCTAGTCAACTCACTGGCCTATCTACAGGACATGCACAAGTCCTGGCGGGACTTTGTGGAGAGCAGCACAATGAGCGAGAGTGAGGTGAAGATACAGACGGCCATTTGGGAACTGGTCACCACCGAGGTGTACTATATACATGCCCTGCAAACGGTGACAGAT CTCTTTCTGGCCTGCCTGGAGGCTGTGCAGGAAGAGCGCCTGCTGATCGATGTGGACCAAGCAAGACTCTTCTCCAACGTAAGGGCCGTGTGCGAAGCAAACATCAAGTTCTGGACCCTGTGGCTATATCCCATGGTGGCCCACAGTGTGATAACCCATGAGCCATTGCGATGTGCCTTCTTCCAGGAAGGATTCATTGCCTTCGCCTCCATATTTGCGCCATATAAG ATTTATTGCGCGGAACAGAGCACTTGCCAGTTCTATTgcaaggaattgaaccagaacAACCCCCTGTTTACCTCCTACCTGGCCTGGTGCGAGTCTCAGAAGATGTGCAACCGCTTGCGGCTGGCCGACATAGTGGTTCGGCCCATGCAGCGCCTGACCAAATACAGCCTCCTGCTGGCGGCCATCAAGAAGCACATGAGCGACGTGGAGGAGATCGAGGCCATCGATGTGATGATCCACAGCGTGGAGAACTTTGTGGGCAGCGTGAACAACCATCTGACGATGCGGCAGGAAAACGAGCGGCTCAAGGGTGTGATGGTGCGGATTGAATCCTACGATGTGGTG GACACCAACAACGAGATGTTGGACAAGCTGATCAAGCAGCATAGTCAAATGTTCGATCTATGCGCCCCCATGCGCGGCTGTCCCTCTTACCACGTGCGCCACCTGTTCATGGAGGGCGATCACAAGTTCAAGGACAACCTCGGCAAGTCCGATGTGCACTGTTTCCTGCTAACGGACCTCCTGCTGGTGTGCAAAACGATAGCCAAGCGGGGCCTGGGGGCGCTCAAGGTGATCCGGCAGCCTTACCTGACCGACCAGCTGATTGTTCAGCTGGCGGCGAACAATACGTTGAACTGCGTGTACCTCAATGAGTTCCAGGTGGCCACCACGGCGTTCACGCTGCAGTGCACCGAGGCCAAGAACTGGTACGATGCCCTGTGGCGGGCCAAGACGATTTACCAAAGACTGAAGCGTGGAGCCGGCGGCGTTGGTGGtatcagcggcggcggcggcggcggaagtGGAAGTGGCACCGTGGGTGGCGACAGCTTCCGGTTCGGTGGCAGTGGCACCAGCGGTGGCACCAGCGGTGGCACCGCCGACTCCTTGGGTGTGCGCAAGTCACCGATGAACTCCTCAATTGGCAGCCATGTGTCCAGTGCAAATAACAGCCACAGCGGCAGCGTGGAGTGGAACGACTCGCGGAACATTTCTGTGGACTTTGAAAAGACAAACTCGGTTTCCAGTGACGAGGGCTCCAGCATAATGACGG GCAACCATGGAGTTACCCTGAAGGGCAAACAGCAATTGATTAGCGGCCTGCACAAGGCCAAGATGGGCATGATTGGCCCGATGGGCTCCAAATCGGCCAACACATTGTCCGTGCAGCCGATGAACCATCTGGGCCAGAGTCTGCCCAACCTGAACATGCATCACAGCCACAC AGTGCCGCTGCGCCGTGGCATGGCCTTCTCCACCTCGACCAAGAATCCGCCGTTGCGCAAGACCCGGAACGTCACTTCCCAGAACAGTATTAACTGGCATCAGATcccggccacgcccacaccgCCCAGCCCTCGATCGCAGCATCAGTCGCCGGGCAATGTTGTCTGCATGCAGAAATCCCTGCCGCTTCTAGTGCCCAGCGAGGGTGGGCCAGGTCCTAGTCCACCGCCACTGCTGCACAAGCAGCTATCCCACCAGGCGCCGCTGCCCACCTCCAACAGCCATCACAACCAGTCGAGCACCGAAACGGACGTCTGA